The following proteins are co-located in the Paludibaculum fermentans genome:
- a CDS encoding tetratricopeptide repeat protein, translating to MLRKLRKAALTAATCLVMAGLAFGQMGTFTGKVIGEDGKGLQGAVIKIERKDIKGNWNTKTNKKGEWTYSGMPVPGQFIITCEVGGQVVDSVNGIRSQMGEPQEVSFDLRKMAAKRQAAQKAAETGQISQELAKEMTPEQKAAYEKQLKERSAQMQKNKALNDAYNAGMTAKEAKDYPTAIDSFKKAGELDPKQSAVWIQLAATYDALAKTKTGADKDAALTSAAESYLKALELQPADAGLHNNYGLVLASQKKIPEAKAELEKAVSLEPAGGGKYMFNLGAVLINTGQTDPAVEAFHKATELDPKYAPAWFQYCSALSGKMTLQGDKPVPPAGMKEACEKYLELDPNGPNVEAAKGLLQLVGGTIETTFVNPDAKKGGKKATKK from the coding sequence ATGTTGCGCAAGCTCCGCAAAGCTGCTCTAACGGCGGCCACCTGCCTGGTGATGGCGGGTTTGGCTTTCGGCCAGATGGGCACATTTACTGGCAAAGTTATCGGTGAGGACGGCAAAGGCCTTCAAGGCGCCGTCATCAAGATCGAACGCAAGGACATCAAGGGTAATTGGAACACCAAGACCAATAAAAAAGGTGAGTGGACCTATAGCGGCATGCCAGTGCCCGGTCAGTTCATCATTACCTGCGAAGTCGGTGGACAGGTTGTCGACTCCGTCAACGGAATCCGCAGCCAGATGGGCGAACCCCAGGAAGTCAGCTTCGATCTCCGCAAAATGGCCGCGAAGCGGCAGGCTGCGCAAAAGGCTGCCGAAACCGGTCAGATCAGCCAGGAACTGGCAAAGGAAATGACCCCCGAGCAGAAGGCGGCCTATGAGAAGCAGTTGAAAGAGCGCTCCGCTCAGATGCAGAAGAACAAGGCTCTGAACGACGCTTACAACGCCGGTATGACCGCCAAGGAAGCCAAGGATTACCCCACCGCGATTGACTCGTTCAAGAAGGCGGGTGAACTGGATCCGAAGCAGTCCGCCGTGTGGATTCAGTTGGCTGCAACCTACGACGCCCTGGCCAAGACCAAGACTGGCGCCGACAAGGATGCCGCGCTGACCAGCGCCGCCGAGAGCTATCTGAAGGCATTGGAACTGCAGCCTGCCGACGCCGGCCTGCACAACAACTACGGCCTCGTCCTCGCGTCGCAGAAGAAGATCCCGGAAGCCAAGGCTGAACTCGAAAAGGCTGTCTCCCTCGAACCCGCGGGCGGCGGCAAGTATATGTTCAACCTCGGCGCCGTGCTGATCAACACGGGCCAGACCGATCCGGCCGTGGAAGCCTTCCATAAGGCGACCGAACTGGATCCGAAGTATGCCCCGGCCTGGTTCCAGTATTGCAGTGCGCTCAGCGGCAAGATGACCCTGCAGGGTGACAAGCCAGTGCCGCCGGCCGGCATGAAGGAAGCCTGCGAGAAGTACCTCGAGCTCGACCCGAACGGGCCGAACGTCGAAGCCGCCAAGGGCCTGCTTCAGCTGGTGGGTGGAACGATCGAAACCACCTTCGTGAATCCCGACGCCAAGAAGGGCGGCAAGAAGGCTACGAAGAAGTAG
- a CDS encoding sugar phosphate isomerase/epimerase family protein, translating into MLKLGFVSAILADQTLTEVLEFAAESGFDCVELMCWPKGKAERRYAGVTHIDVVDLKKSDAARIKEECAETGVSISGLGYYPNPLTANLAEAKVYTDHLKKVIKAAALLEVPVVNTFIGRDHTKSVDENWPRFLKTWKPLIALAEANGVKIGIENCPMSFTRDEWPGGKNLATSPAIWRRMFNDIPSESFGLNFDPSHFVWQGMDYVGVLREFKAKLFHFHAKDARLDQDRLNEVGLLAYPNQYHTPKLPGLGDVNWSKLFSVLTEVYDGPVCIEVEDRAYEGNLELRQAALLQSGGYLAQFLP; encoded by the coding sequence ATGCTCAAATTGGGATTCGTCAGCGCGATCCTCGCGGACCAGACCCTCACCGAGGTGCTGGAGTTTGCCGCCGAGAGCGGCTTCGATTGCGTCGAGTTGATGTGCTGGCCCAAGGGGAAAGCGGAACGCCGCTACGCCGGGGTCACCCACATCGACGTCGTCGACCTCAAGAAGTCCGACGCGGCCCGCATCAAGGAAGAGTGCGCCGAGACGGGTGTCTCCATCAGCGGCCTGGGCTACTACCCCAACCCGCTGACGGCGAACCTGGCCGAAGCGAAGGTCTATACCGACCACCTCAAGAAGGTGATCAAGGCCGCCGCGCTGTTGGAAGTGCCGGTCGTCAACACCTTCATCGGCCGCGACCACACGAAGAGCGTCGACGAGAACTGGCCGCGCTTCCTCAAAACCTGGAAGCCGCTCATCGCCCTGGCTGAAGCCAACGGCGTCAAGATCGGCATCGAGAACTGCCCCATGTCGTTCACCCGCGACGAATGGCCCGGAGGCAAGAATCTCGCCACCTCGCCCGCCATCTGGCGCCGCATGTTCAACGACATCCCGTCGGAAAGCTTCGGCCTGAATTTTGACCCCTCCCATTTCGTATGGCAGGGTATGGATTACGTCGGCGTGCTGCGCGAATTTAAGGCGAAGCTGTTCCATTTCCATGCCAAGGACGCCCGGCTGGACCAGGACCGCCTGAACGAAGTCGGCCTGCTGGCATATCCGAACCAGTACCACACGCCCAAGCTGCCGGGTTTAGGCGACGTGAACTGGAGCAAGCTATTTTCTGTGTTGACTGAAGTTTACGACGGTCCGGTGTGTATCGAAGTGGAAGACCGGGCCTATGAGGGTAACCTCGAGCTGCGCCAGGCCGCCCTGTTGCAGAGTGGGGGCTACCTCGCGCAATTCCTGCCATAG
- the deoC gene encoding deoxyribose-phosphate aldolase, translated as MSLDYTYEDVAKMIDHSLLNPTLKWDDLEQGINLALAYDTASVCILPYALRHCAERLRGSQVKASTTIGFPHGCHSTAIKLAETRQALADGGEELDMVVNISAVLSGDWGYVANDIRTIEEATHAAGQKIKVIFENAYLNDEQKVRLCEICAELQADWVKTSTGYAPSGATDDDLRLMRQYSPASVQVKAAGGIRDLDALLRVRALGVTRCGATRTASMLEDARQRLGLPAIHFQGAVAPSGY; from the coding sequence ATGTCACTCGACTACACCTACGAAGACGTTGCGAAGATGATCGACCACTCGCTTCTGAATCCAACCCTGAAGTGGGACGATCTGGAGCAAGGCATCAATCTTGCGCTCGCCTATGACACCGCCAGCGTCTGCATCCTGCCCTACGCGCTGCGCCATTGCGCGGAACGCCTGCGCGGCAGCCAGGTAAAAGCCAGCACCACCATCGGCTTTCCCCACGGCTGTCACTCGACCGCCATCAAGCTCGCTGAAACCCGCCAGGCCCTGGCCGACGGGGGCGAAGAGCTGGACATGGTCGTCAACATCAGCGCCGTGCTCAGCGGCGACTGGGGCTATGTTGCCAATGACATCCGGACAATTGAAGAAGCCACCCATGCCGCCGGGCAGAAGATCAAGGTCATCTTCGAGAACGCCTATCTCAACGACGAGCAGAAGGTCCGTCTGTGCGAGATCTGCGCCGAATTGCAGGCCGATTGGGTGAAGACCTCCACCGGCTATGCCCCTTCCGGCGCGACGGACGACGATCTGCGCCTGATGCGCCAATACTCGCCGGCCTCGGTCCAGGTCAAGGCCGCCGGCGGAATTCGAGACCTGGATGCCCTGCTGCGCGTGCGCGCGCTGGGCGTCACCCGCTGCGGCGCCACCCGCACGGCTTCCATGCTGGAGGACGCCCGTCAACGCCTCGGGCTGCCCGCCATCCACTTTCAAGGCGCCGTTGCGCCCTCAGGATATTAA
- a CDS encoding DUF4126 domain-containing protein: MDAVHLLATTLGLGFAAGLRLYSTVLGLGLAIRFGFLRLPETLHGLEVLAHPAVLIAAGVAFAAEFVGDKIPWVDSVWDSVHTIIRPIGAVVLAATAFADLDPVVRLVLVILCGGVALSSHATKAATRLAVNHSPEPFSNVALSLMGDAAAPFMVWLTTSHPMIALVLVLGFLVMFAWLARRIWRLLRGGFERLRRWSMA; the protein is encoded by the coding sequence ATGGACGCGGTACATCTGCTGGCCACCACGTTGGGGTTGGGTTTCGCCGCGGGTTTGCGGCTCTACTCCACTGTTCTGGGACTCGGGCTGGCCATCCGGTTCGGGTTCCTGCGACTGCCGGAGACGCTGCATGGGCTGGAAGTGCTGGCGCATCCGGCCGTGCTGATCGCCGCTGGAGTGGCCTTTGCGGCCGAGTTCGTGGGAGACAAGATTCCCTGGGTTGACAGCGTCTGGGACTCGGTGCACACCATCATCCGGCCCATTGGCGCGGTGGTGCTGGCGGCCACGGCCTTTGCGGATCTCGATCCGGTTGTCCGGCTGGTGCTGGTGATCCTCTGCGGCGGGGTGGCGTTGTCGAGCCATGCTACCAAGGCGGCGACGCGGCTGGCGGTGAACCACAGTCCGGAGCCCTTCTCCAATGTGGCGCTGAGCCTGATGGGCGATGCGGCGGCGCCGTTCATGGTGTGGCTGACGACGTCGCACCCGATGATTGCGCTGGTCCTGGTGCTGGGGTTCCTGGTGATGTTTGCCTGGCTGGCGCGCCGCATCTGGCGGCTGTTGCGCGGTGGATTTGAACGGCTGCGGCGCTGGTCGATGGCCTAG
- a CDS encoding GyrI-like domain-containing protein, which yields MPEPTLLTLAPQPALVIRATTAPDQIAAVLHRCLPAVWQCAVARGATISGAPFTRYLQFDEQGLMEIEVGMPVLEAVEGQDPVQAVELPGGPCATLVHEGVYERLPATHMALDEWLESKGRQPAGPRWESYVTDPGNTPDPSDWRTLLAQPLVPE from the coding sequence ATGCCAGAACCGACGTTGCTCACATTAGCTCCCCAACCTGCTTTGGTGATCCGGGCGACCACCGCTCCGGACCAGATCGCGGCCGTACTGCACCGCTGCCTGCCGGCGGTATGGCAATGCGCGGTGGCGCGCGGGGCGACGATCTCCGGCGCGCCGTTCACCCGGTACCTGCAGTTTGACGAGCAGGGTCTGATGGAGATCGAGGTGGGCATGCCGGTGCTCGAAGCGGTCGAGGGCCAGGATCCGGTACAGGCCGTGGAGTTGCCGGGCGGCCCGTGCGCGACGCTGGTACACGAAGGCGTCTACGAACGGCTGCCGGCCACACACATGGCGCTGGACGAATGGCTGGAGTCGAAGGGGCGGCAACCGGCGGGGCCGCGCTGGGAATCATATGTGACCGATCCCGGCAACACCCCGGATCCGTCTGACTGGCGTACCCTGCTGGCGCAGCCTCTCGTTCCTGAGTAG
- the gndA gene encoding NADP-dependent phosphogluconate dehydrogenase, translated as MAEPISEIGLIGLAVMGQNFALNVADHGFPISVFNRTTATMQKFVAENLNTPGGLKGFATLEEFVASLKKPRRVMILVKAGAGTDAVINGLIPLLESGDIIIDGGNANWNDTIRRERELKAKGLRFIGSGVSGGEEGARFGPSLMPGGDPAAYEFIRPIWEAVAAKVDKASGKPLEGAAPGKPIQGGVPCTTYIGPDGAGHYVKMVHNGIEYGDMQMICEAYALMTGVLGYTAPECAKVFAEWNKGVLDSFLIEITADILGQADPVTGKPIVDVILDTAGQKGTGKWTSVSALDMGVPAPTVAEAVFARCISAVKEERMAASKILTGPAETFSGDKAGMVQAIHDALYCSKICSYAQGFQLMREAQKEYNWTLHFGEISMIWRGGCIIRARFLQKIKEAYDRDEKLANLLLDPYFKSEIDRCQENWRKVVSAAATYGVPAPTFFSALAYYDSYRAPRLPANLLQGQRDFFGAHTYERVDQPRGKFFHIDWPKPGRPQLDI; from the coding sequence ATGGCTGAACCTATTTCCGAAATTGGCCTGATTGGCCTCGCCGTCATGGGCCAGAATTTCGCCCTGAACGTTGCCGACCATGGTTTTCCGATCTCCGTCTTTAACCGGACGACGGCCACGATGCAGAAATTCGTGGCGGAGAACCTGAATACGCCGGGCGGACTGAAGGGCTTTGCGACGCTGGAGGAGTTTGTGGCGTCGCTCAAGAAGCCGCGGCGGGTGATGATTCTGGTGAAGGCCGGCGCCGGCACGGACGCCGTGATCAACGGCCTGATCCCGCTGCTGGAGAGCGGCGACATCATCATCGACGGCGGCAATGCGAACTGGAACGACACGATCCGGCGCGAGCGCGAGTTGAAGGCCAAGGGCCTGCGGTTCATCGGCTCCGGCGTCTCGGGCGGGGAAGAGGGCGCGCGGTTTGGTCCCTCGCTGATGCCGGGCGGCGATCCGGCGGCGTATGAGTTCATCCGTCCCATCTGGGAGGCGGTGGCGGCCAAGGTGGACAAGGCTTCCGGCAAGCCGCTGGAAGGCGCCGCACCGGGCAAGCCGATTCAGGGCGGGGTGCCGTGCACCACGTACATCGGACCGGACGGGGCGGGGCACTACGTCAAGATGGTCCACAACGGCATCGAGTACGGCGACATGCAGATGATCTGCGAAGCCTACGCGCTGATGACGGGTGTGCTGGGCTACACGGCTCCGGAGTGCGCCAAGGTCTTTGCCGAATGGAACAAGGGCGTCCTCGACAGCTTCCTGATTGAGATCACGGCCGATATCCTGGGCCAGGCGGATCCGGTGACGGGCAAGCCGATCGTGGACGTGATCCTGGACACGGCCGGGCAGAAGGGCACGGGCAAGTGGACTTCGGTGAGTGCCCTGGACATGGGCGTTCCGGCACCGACGGTGGCCGAGGCGGTGTTTGCGCGCTGCATCTCGGCGGTGAAGGAAGAGCGCATGGCCGCGTCGAAGATCCTCACCGGGCCGGCCGAAACCTTCAGCGGCGACAAGGCCGGCATGGTGCAGGCGATTCACGACGCGTTGTACTGCTCGAAGATCTGCTCCTATGCGCAGGGTTTCCAACTGATGCGCGAGGCGCAGAAGGAGTACAACTGGACGCTGCACTTCGGCGAGATCTCGATGATCTGGCGCGGCGGCTGCATCATCCGGGCGCGGTTCCTGCAGAAGATCAAGGAAGCCTACGACCGGGACGAAAAGCTGGCGAACCTGCTGCTGGATCCCTACTTCAAGAGCGAGATCGACCGGTGCCAGGAGAACTGGCGGAAGGTGGTGTCGGCGGCGGCCACCTATGGTGTGCCTGCTCCGACGTTCTTCTCGGCGCTGGCGTATTACGACAGCTACCGGGCTCCGCGGCTGCCGGCGAACCTGCTGCAGGGGCAGCGGGACTTCTTTGGGGCGCACACCTATGAACGGGTGGATCAGCCGCGCGGGAAGTTCTTCCACATCGACTGGCCGAAGCCGGGCCGGCCCCAGTTGGATATATAG
- a CDS encoding DUF1553 domain-containing protein: protein MRAIWITAVLPGVLFAAGAKNVDFDREVRPILSDKCFQCHGPDEKTRKAGLRFDDRESAFGKGVISPGHSADSKLYKRISHEKKGLRMPPPTSGMSLTDTEIGVIKRWIDEGAKWETHWAYRPPKRAELPVTKRKNWARNPIDSFLLARIESEGLQPSPEASKATLIRRVTFDLTGLPPTTAEVTAFLNDKAPNAYEKVVDRLLASPRYGERMAMQWLDLARYSDTHGYHIDSHRDMWPWRDWVISAFNRNLSFDQFTVWQLAGDLLPNATREQRVATGFNRNHMINFEGGAIPEEYQVEYVADRVETTSNVWMGTTLGCAKCHDHKYDPIRQKDFYRFGAFFNTLPEKGLDGQKGNAEPLLELPDDAQEKQMAELKQSLQARMDVLAPEDLMLAQWAWEKASFDGANPSSPTEGLRAWYELDGNLTDISGHFRNGRVLKGDIVYGSGGPVNRAADIDTSAVVRWPAGVLEPGKPFTLAFWFRIGRQKESKMFQVLEGPKGFEVGFGEPETLPRLRRGHHLEVRWFDGAAKEYALRSDEWIEQGRMYHAALVSDGRQVSLLLDGQPSKLIVEKQTLSGPLDVNGPIDLNNTATGGFFRGRLDDLRVYGRALKQEEAVRLAVDYPAEVLLATPGKRSSDQYGRLREYYLTKAGPAEWRQAYAEFKTLSEQKELLEEKIPTTMVMEEAKKPRETYLLGRGDYTNKVEKVMPGVPSMLPPLPAGVKADRLALAQWLVNPNHPLTARVAVNRYWQMYFGTGIVKTSEDFGSQGEPPVHAELLDWMATEFMRTGWDVKGMQRLIVTSAAYRQSSKVSPALHEKDPENRLLARGPRFRMPAEMVRDNALAVSGLLKEKIGGPSVLPYQPPGLWEELAFGEAFSAQEYKQDHGDKLYRRSMYTFWKRTVPPASLNTFDAPDREKCTSRRAVTNTPLQALVTLNDPTYIEAARNLAQHLLEKKETDDQRLRDAFERVTARPPSSAELQVLRASLKGEMASYQQNAGGAEELLKIGESAVDRRVEPAVLAAWTNLCTVLLNLDETITKE, encoded by the coding sequence ATGCGGGCTATCTGGATTACTGCTGTTTTGCCGGGCGTGCTGTTTGCCGCAGGCGCCAAGAACGTCGATTTCGACCGCGAAGTGCGGCCGATCCTTTCCGACAAGTGTTTCCAGTGCCACGGCCCTGATGAGAAGACGCGGAAAGCGGGCCTGCGGTTTGACGATCGCGAGAGCGCCTTCGGCAAGGGCGTGATCTCGCCAGGCCATTCGGCCGACAGCAAACTCTACAAACGGATCAGCCACGAGAAGAAGGGCCTGCGGATGCCTCCGCCGACTTCGGGCATGTCTCTGACAGACACCGAGATCGGGGTGATCAAGCGCTGGATCGACGAAGGCGCGAAGTGGGAGACCCACTGGGCGTACCGGCCTCCGAAGCGGGCTGAGCTGCCTGTGACGAAGCGGAAGAACTGGGCGCGGAACCCGATCGACTCCTTCCTGCTGGCGCGGATCGAGAGCGAAGGACTGCAGCCCTCGCCCGAGGCCTCGAAGGCGACCCTGATCCGGCGGGTGACGTTCGACCTGACGGGCCTGCCTCCGACGACGGCTGAGGTGACGGCCTTCCTCAACGACAAAGCTCCGAACGCGTATGAGAAGGTGGTGGACCGGCTGCTGGCGTCTCCGCGCTATGGCGAGCGCATGGCGATGCAGTGGCTGGACCTGGCGCGCTACTCGGATACGCACGGATACCACATCGATTCGCACCGTGACATGTGGCCTTGGCGCGACTGGGTGATCTCGGCCTTCAACCGGAATCTGTCATTCGATCAGTTCACGGTCTGGCAACTGGCCGGCGACCTGCTGCCGAACGCGACGCGCGAGCAGCGCGTGGCTACGGGGTTCAACCGGAATCACATGATCAACTTCGAGGGCGGCGCGATTCCCGAGGAGTATCAGGTGGAGTACGTGGCCGACCGCGTGGAGACGACTTCCAACGTCTGGATGGGCACCACGCTGGGCTGCGCGAAGTGCCACGACCACAAGTACGATCCGATCCGGCAGAAGGACTTCTACCGGTTCGGCGCGTTCTTCAATACCTTGCCGGAGAAGGGCCTGGACGGGCAGAAGGGCAACGCGGAGCCGCTGCTGGAGCTGCCGGATGACGCGCAGGAAAAGCAGATGGCGGAGCTGAAGCAGTCGCTGCAGGCGCGCATGGATGTGCTGGCGCCGGAAGACCTGATGCTGGCGCAGTGGGCCTGGGAGAAGGCGAGCTTTGACGGCGCGAATCCGAGTTCACCGACGGAAGGGCTGCGGGCGTGGTACGAGCTGGATGGCAACCTGACGGACATCAGCGGGCACTTCCGGAACGGGCGTGTGTTGAAGGGCGATATCGTCTATGGCTCGGGCGGTCCGGTGAACCGGGCGGCGGACATCGATACTTCGGCGGTGGTTCGCTGGCCGGCGGGCGTGCTGGAGCCGGGCAAGCCGTTCACGCTGGCGTTCTGGTTCCGCATTGGGCGGCAGAAGGAATCGAAGATGTTCCAGGTGCTGGAAGGCCCGAAGGGCTTTGAGGTGGGCTTCGGCGAACCGGAGACGCTGCCGAGGCTGAGGCGCGGGCATCACCTGGAAGTGCGGTGGTTTGACGGAGCGGCGAAGGAGTACGCGCTGCGCTCGGACGAGTGGATTGAGCAGGGCCGGATGTACCATGCGGCGCTGGTGAGCGACGGCCGGCAGGTGAGCCTGTTGCTGGATGGCCAGCCTTCCAAGCTGATTGTGGAGAAGCAGACGCTGAGCGGGCCGCTGGACGTGAACGGGCCGATCGACTTGAACAACACGGCGACGGGCGGCTTCTTCCGCGGCCGGCTGGACGATTTGCGGGTGTACGGGCGGGCGCTGAAGCAGGAAGAGGCGGTGCGGCTGGCGGTGGACTATCCGGCCGAGGTGCTGCTGGCGACGCCGGGCAAGCGGTCGAGCGATCAATACGGGCGGCTGCGCGAGTACTACCTGACGAAGGCGGGTCCGGCGGAGTGGCGGCAGGCCTATGCGGAGTTCAAGACGCTGAGCGAGCAGAAGGAACTGCTGGAAGAGAAGATCCCGACGACGATGGTGATGGAAGAGGCGAAAAAGCCTCGCGAGACCTACCTGCTGGGGCGCGGCGATTACACGAACAAAGTGGAGAAGGTGATGCCGGGCGTCCCGTCGATGCTGCCTCCGCTGCCGGCTGGCGTGAAAGCGGACCGGCTGGCGCTGGCGCAGTGGCTGGTGAATCCGAATCATCCGCTGACGGCTCGGGTGGCGGTGAACCGCTACTGGCAAATGTACTTCGGCACGGGCATCGTCAAGACTTCGGAAGACTTCGGTTCGCAGGGTGAACCGCCGGTGCATGCGGAACTGCTGGACTGGATGGCGACCGAGTTCATGCGAACGGGCTGGGACGTGAAGGGCATGCAGCGGCTGATTGTGACGTCGGCGGCGTACCGGCAATCGTCGAAGGTGAGTCCGGCGCTGCATGAGAAGGATCCGGAGAACCGGCTGCTGGCGCGGGGGCCGCGGTTCCGCATGCCGGCGGAGATGGTGCGCGACAATGCGCTGGCGGTGAGCGGCCTGTTGAAAGAGAAGATCGGCGGGCCGAGCGTGCTGCCGTACCAGCCACCGGGGCTGTGGGAAGAGCTGGCGTTCGGCGAGGCGTTCTCGGCGCAGGAGTACAAGCAGGATCACGGGGACAAGCTGTACCGGCGGTCGATGTACACGTTCTGGAAGCGCACGGTGCCGCCGGCGTCGTTGAACACGTTTGACGCTCCGGATCGCGAGAAGTGCACGTCGCGGCGGGCGGTGACGAACACTCCGCTGCAGGCGCTGGTGACGCTGAACGATCCGACGTATATCGAGGCGGCGCGGAACCTGGCACAGCACCTGCTGGAGAAGAAGGAGACCGACGACCAGCGGCTGCGCGACGCGTTTGAGCGGGTGACGGCGCGGCCGCCGTCGAGCGCGGAGCTGCAGGTGCTGCGGGCGTCGTTGAAGGGCGAGATGGCGAGCTACCAGCAGAATGCCGGGGGCGCCGAGGAGCTGCTGAAGATTGGTGAATCGGCGGTGGACCGCAGGGTGGAGCCGGCGGTGCTGGCGGCGTGGACGAATCTGTGCACGGTGCTGTTGAACCTGGACGAGACGATTACGAAGGAGTAG
- a CDS encoding DUF1501 domain-containing protein produces the protein MNRRELLTRLPMGIGVAALSHLFGAETKKGIPGLPGLPHFAAKAKRVILLHQSGGPSQMDLFDYKPGMKKYQGVDLPNSVRNGQRITGMTSGQATFPVASSMFQFQQYGQTGTWVSELLPHTAKIVDELALIKTVHTEAINHDPAITFFQSGSQQPGRPSIGAWVSYGLGSENENLPAFVVMVSQAHAINTDQPLFSRLWGSGFLPSNYQGVKFRASADPVLYLSDPKGITKQNRRSMLDAIGKLNEMKFQQVGDPEIETRITQYEMAYRMQTSVPELVDLSKEPESTFEMYGPESKKPGSYARNCLLARRLAERGVRFIQLYHRGWDQHNDLPRDLALQCRGTDQPTAALVADLKQRGLLEDTLVVWGGEFGRTVYCQGRLSESNYGRDHHPRNFCMWMAGGGVKAGARVGETDDFSYNIVQDPVHVHDMQATILRCLGIDHKKLTYQFQGRHFRLTDVHGELVEPVLS, from the coding sequence ATGAATCGCCGCGAACTCCTGACTCGATTGCCCATGGGCATTGGCGTGGCCGCGCTGTCGCATCTATTTGGGGCCGAAACAAAGAAGGGCATTCCCGGTTTGCCGGGGCTGCCGCATTTCGCGGCGAAGGCGAAGCGGGTGATCCTGCTGCACCAATCGGGCGGGCCGTCGCAGATGGACCTGTTCGACTACAAGCCTGGGATGAAGAAGTACCAGGGCGTGGACCTGCCGAACAGCGTCCGGAACGGGCAGCGGATTACGGGGATGACCTCGGGGCAGGCGACGTTCCCGGTGGCCTCGTCAATGTTCCAGTTTCAGCAGTATGGGCAGACTGGCACGTGGGTGAGCGAGCTGTTGCCGCATACGGCGAAGATCGTGGATGAGCTGGCGCTGATCAAGACCGTGCATACGGAGGCGATCAATCACGATCCGGCGATCACGTTTTTCCAGAGCGGCAGCCAGCAGCCGGGCCGGCCGAGCATTGGCGCGTGGGTGAGCTACGGGCTGGGCAGCGAGAACGAGAACCTGCCGGCGTTTGTCGTGATGGTGAGCCAGGCACACGCGATCAACACGGACCAGCCGCTGTTTTCGCGGCTGTGGGGCAGCGGGTTCCTGCCGTCGAACTACCAGGGCGTGAAGTTCCGGGCGTCGGCGGATCCGGTGCTGTACCTGTCGGATCCGAAGGGCATCACGAAGCAGAACCGGCGTTCGATGCTGGATGCGATCGGGAAGCTGAACGAGATGAAGTTCCAGCAGGTGGGCGATCCGGAGATCGAGACGCGCATCACGCAGTATGAGATGGCGTACCGGATGCAGACGTCGGTGCCCGAGCTGGTGGACCTGTCGAAGGAGCCGGAGAGCACGTTCGAGATGTATGGGCCGGAGTCGAAGAAGCCGGGGAGCTATGCGCGGAACTGCCTGCTGGCGCGGCGGCTGGCGGAGCGCGGGGTGCGGTTCATCCAGCTTTATCACCGGGGCTGGGACCAGCATAACGACCTGCCGCGAGATTTGGCATTGCAATGCCGGGGTACGGATCAGCCGACGGCGGCGCTGGTGGCGGACCTGAAGCAGCGGGGTCTGTTGGAGGACACGCTGGTGGTGTGGGGCGGGGAATTCGGGCGGACCGTGTACTGCCAGGGGCGCCTGAGCGAGTCGAATTACGGCCGGGACCATCATCCGAGGAACTTCTGCATGTGGATGGCGGGCGGCGGCGTGAAGGCGGGCGCGCGGGTCGGGGAGACGGACGATTTCAGCTACAACATCGTGCAGGATCCGGTGCATGTACACGATATGCAGGCGACGATTCTGCGGTGCCTGGGGATCGACCATAAGAAGCTGACGTACCAGTTCCAGGGGCGGCATTTCCGGTTGACGGATGTGCATGGGGAGCTGGTGGAGCCGGTGTTGAGTTAG